One genomic region from Athalia rosae chromosome 3, iyAthRosa1.1, whole genome shotgun sequence encodes:
- the LOC105690109 gene encoding structural maintenance of chromosomes protein 6, which translates to MANETRRKRKTADPNDQNAKRTKSSSDTQNSEPDSETAGKVKRIFVRNFMCHDALEIILNQNVNFIVGRNGSGKSAILTALVVGLGAKATVTSRGTSVKAFIKKGKSSASVEISLVNEGALAYKPNVYGDTITVVRTIGSSSGYKLKNADGEVVSTKKDELERIVLEMNIQVENPISILNQDVSRTFLVASSPKDKYGLFMKATHLDKIGQNYKVAQKLSEQARQRLKESKQRLSEAKKEIDDLQKNVDMLESIEGIRVKHNAMQNELRWSKAIAEERKLAKSQASFEEYQNKVLNYEEEIKSKDMKEKLIRTKIAELKEQVKQIEAEAVGGTEAYSSARKNLSGKKDAYSAKARELKTLQSKIKRIEQDIASLRGEIQRLEADSNQVESEKRAVKEKLDKLAEQSAEVDAMLLTKKTDQMHFDGNKNYLIQEEQITRADLDKIDIKIRNKKRQLNALNQEFGGAVTIFGPNMPRLLQRIKEEHDRGKFKQMPRGPLGLHIKMIDRDWAAAVESFLGANILQSFCVDNSQDAKALTKIMKEVFRGENIPQIISSKFYYKIHDVSRNCTRAPGYQNLLEAMEISDPVVANCLIDQREVECVLLIPTSKEASEMLSDVHRVPKNCHRALTQQGDTFFPDPNYRSYGGRQGLRARYLQVSTTEAIKVLEEELAILEQEQKVVLNQHKTAQEGLQQAKIDLNKANEYVARLRASQTKIKAAMNELRDKCTIDDSNSVAVFTSEMNELLKKVETDAVEEERLKEELKELQNELETSEVEVRRCRDLVHCLDVKLEPIKKLMMDHDMELQTLRLQSQHSERYLIETQQDLQKATADLEIQQRVTDKAVADAAGVCPRINTPRNPNEINHNIQDLKANIDSVEEHFGSKEEIAAKLDSKLKTYNKIMEFATAIEISNDEQLRRLEKRRHLYQKMKKHISNKVQHSFQSVLALRKYQGTVKIDHENRLLNLEVNPVGSAKRTTNDARSLSGGERSYSTVAFILALWDCIELPFYFLDEFDVFMDKVNRRVIMDILLDHAKSHPRNQFTFLTPLDTSNISADDYVSIHQLAAPERAGDGAK; encoded by the exons ATGGCTAatgaaacgaggagaaaaagaaaaactgctGATCCTAACGATCAAAATGCGAAGCGCACCAAAAGCTCTTCTGATACTCAGAATTCAGAGCCAGAT TCAGAAACTGCAGGGAAGGTGAAGCGAATATTTGTCAGAAATTTCATGTGCCATGATGCTTTGGAAATTATATTAAACCAAAATGTAAACTTCATTGTTGGCCGCAATGGAAGTGGTAAAAGTGCTATTCTAACTGCATTAGTTGTCGGGCTTGGAGCCAAAGCTACTGTTACTAGCCGAGGGACATCCGTCAAAG CATTCATCAAGAAAGGAAAGTCGTCAGCATCTGTAGAaatctcacttgtcaatgaaGGAGCACTTGCATATAAGCCAAATGTCTATGGGGACACAATCACAGTTGTACGAACTATAGGATCCAGCTCCggatataaattgaaaaatgcagaTG GTGAAGTAGTTTCTACCAAGAAGGATGAATTAGAACGTATTGTATTAGAGATGAACATACAAGTTGAAAATCCGATTTCCATCCTTAATCAAGATGTCTCAAGGACATTTCTTGTTGCTTCTTCACCCAAAGACAAATATGGTCTCTTTATGAAAGCTACTCATCTAGATAAAATTGGTCAGAACTATAAAGTGGCTCAGAAATTGAGTGAACAGGCTAGACAACGACTGAAAGAGAGTAAACAG CGCTTAagcgaagcaaaaaaagaaattgatgacTTGCAAAAGAATGTAGATATGTTAGAATCTATTGAAGGTATTCGTGTAAAACATAATGCCATGCAAAACGAACTGCGCTGGTCAAAA GCAATTGCGGAAGAACGTAAGCTAGCCAAATCACAAGCAAGCTTCGAAGAGTACCAGAACAAGGTGTTAAActacgaagaagaaataaaatcaaaagacaTGAAGGAAAAGTTGATAAGGACCAAAATTGC GGAACTCAAAGAACAAGTAAAACAAATTGAAGCTGAGGCTGTGGGTGGTACAGAAGCATACAGTTCcgcaagaaaaaatttatctggaaaaaaagatgCATACTCTGCAAAGGCTAGGGAGTTGAAAACCTtacaaagtaaaataaaacgaatagaaCAGGACATTGCTAGTCTGCGTGGAGAAATTCAAAGATTAGAAGC cgACAGCAATCAAGTTGAAAGTGAGAAACGTGCAGTCAAAGAAAAACTCGACAAGCTCGCAGAACAGTCCGCTGAAGTTGATGCGATGCTGCTGACAAAGAAGACGGATCAAATGCATttcgatggaaataaaaattacttaATCCAGGAAGAACAAATTACCAGAGCAGATCTTGATAAAATTGACATTAAAATCA GAAATAAGAAGAGGCAGTTGAACGCTCTAAACCAAGAGTTTGGAGGTGCTGTGACAATTTTCGGGCCCAATATGCCTCGCCTATTACAGCGTATTAAAGAAGAGCATGACAGAGGGAAATTTAAACAAATGCCGCGTGGCCCATTAG GACTTCATATAAAAATGATAGATCGTGACTGGGCAGCTGCGGTTGAAAGTTTTCTTGGTGCCAACATTTTGCAGTCGTTTTGTGTGGATAATAGTCAAGATGCAAAAGCCTTGactaaaataatgaaagaagtATTTCGAGGCGAGAACATTCCCCAAATTATATCCAGCAAATTTTACTACAAG ATTCATGACGTAAGCCGTAATTGTACCCGTGCACCTGGATATCAAAATTTATTGGAGGCGATGGAAATCTCTGATCCAGTAGTCGCTAATTGTTTAATTGATCAACGAGAAGTTGAGTGTGTACTACTGATACCCACAAGTAAAGAAGCATCTGAAATGCTATCCGATGTTCATAGAGTGCCAAAAAATTGTCACAGAGCTCTGACGCAACAGGGTGACACATTTTTTCCTGATCCAAACTACAGAAGTTATGGTGGAAGACAAGGCTTGAGGGCAAGATACTTACAAGTATCAACAACAGAAGCAATTAA ggTGCTAGAAGAAGAACTAGCTATTCTGGAACAGGAGCAAAAAGTTGTTCTCAACCAGCACAAAACTGCTCAAGAAGGCTTACAGCAGGCTAAAATTGACCTTAACAAAGCCAACGAATATGTCGCAAGGCTTAGGGCAAGCCAAACTAAAATCAAAGCCGCCATGAACGAGCTACGTGACAAGTGTACAATTGATGATTCTAATTCCGTAGCTGTTTTT ACCagcgaaatgaatgaattactgaaaaaagttgaaactgATGCAGTGGAAGAAGAACGTTTGAAAGAAGAACTTAAAGAGCTCCAAAATGAACTCGAAACGTCTGAGGTAGAGGTCAGGCGCTGCCGAGATCTTGTACACTGTCTTGACGTAAAACTTGAACCGATCAAA AAACTGATGATGGATCATGATATGGAATTGCAAACGCTTCGTTTACAATCTCAGCATAGTGAACGTTATTTGATAGAAACTCAACAAGATTTACAGAAAGCTACCGCAGATCTCGAAATACAACAACGGGTCACTGATAAAGCCGTTGCTGATGCAGCTGGAGTGTGTCCTCGAATAAATACACCAAG AAACccaaatgaaattaatcataATATACAAGACTTGAAAGCTAATATTGATTCGGTTGAAGAACATTTTGGATCCAAAGAGGAAATAGCTGCAAAATTGGACAGCAAACTAAAAACATACAACAAAATTATGGAATTTGCTACTGCGATTGAGATTAGCAACGAT GAACAATTAAGacgattggaaaaaagaagacatcTTTatcaaaagatgaaaaaacataTTTCCAACAAAGTGCAACATTCTTTCCAAAGTGTACTGGCATTGAGGAAATACCAG GGTACAGTGAAGATCGATCATGAAAATCGATTACTGAACCTGGAAGTTAATCCCGTGGGTAGCGCAAAGAGAACAACCAATGACGCCAGATCTTTATCTGGAGGTGAAAGATCATATTCCACTGTAGCATTCATTTTGGCATTATGGGACTGCATAGAACTTCCGTTTTATTTCCTTGATGAATTTGATGTATTCATG GACAAAGTGAATCGACGCGTCATTATGGACATTCTCCTTGACCACGCTAAAAGTCACCCAAGAAATCAGTTTACTTTCCTGACTCCTTTAGACACTTCAAACATTTCAGCCGATGATTATGTATCCATACACCA ATTAGCAGCTCCAGAAAGGGCTGGAGATGGTGCGaagtaa